Below is a genomic region from Caballeronia sp. SBC1.
GCCGCGCCGCGAAGCGGGCTCAGAGCAAATCGCATTGATATCGAAACACCGCCGCGCGCAACCAAGGCGCGTTAACAGCAGCCTTGCCCGCGCACCCACCCCCAATCACTCGACGAATTCGATAATCGTGTTGCCGGCGGCTTCGGCAGCGACGGCAACGCCGCGAGCGGTATCGCCATGCATGACGCCGTTCTCCGACAGGATGCGTTCCGCGACGCGCAAGTCGCGAACGCGAATCTGCAATGCGAACCCGTGGGGTTTATCGGTGTAGTTCATCGGCAAACCGACGCAGGCGAAACGTTCAAGTGCCTGTGATCGTGTCAAAGCCACTACGCGTCCACAACCCGTGTCAGCTTCAACATGACCGTCGACCCATGACGTGTTCTCAGCCCCGAACAGCTTCGCCCAACGCGCTTCGAGCAACCCGGGTTCATCGGCGACATAGATAACTTCATTGACTGCATTCGCGCCGTTCGGATGATCTTGCCAATCCTTCCGCCAGATGAACTCCGGCCGATGTTGCTGGCACAGGAAGTTGGAGACATCGCCCAAGTCGGGGTCCATCACCATGCCGAGCGAGACGACCGCTTCATCGGGCGTGCCGTCCGCCTTGATCAGCTTGCGCCGGAAGTCCACGCGCTGCTGCACGGGCAGCCCGGTGGCTTTGACGGCGGCATAGTCGCCTTCGATGTCTTTGCTATGAAGAGCAAGCAATCCGAGGCCTTCGGAGCGTTCCAGAAACTGGCCTAGTGTGCGTCCGTAGCAGAAGTCATCGACGGCATTCGTTCCGAACTTCGAGGCATCATCGATACCAATCAATTCGATGAAATTATTCTCGAACATCATCAGCGTCAGCACCGAACCCCAGGGGTGATACGAAAGGGGACTAGGTGAAAAGCCGAGCAAGATGTAATGCTCGACGGCCCTCGGGTGATTCCTGACGGAGACCACCGGATGGTCGATACCCAGTCGATGTTGATGCGGCGGAATCATTTTGTTATCCTATCTATCAAGGGAAGAAGGCGCGGTGATGGCGGCGTACGTGCCTGAAACCGCCTTGATGATCTTCGCGGGAACACCGGCCGCGACCATGCCGGCGGGAATCGATGTACGAACCACGCTGCCCGCCGCAATGACGGCGCCTTCGCCTATCTCGATGTTGCCAAGAACGATCGCGTGAGCAGCAAGCGTTGCGCCGCGACGGACTTTCGGGTGCCGGTCTCCGGCTTCGGCGAATGTGCTTCCGAGCGTGACGCCGTGCCACATGCTGACTTCGTCTTCAACGACCGCGGTCTCGCCAATCACAATGCCCATGGCGTGATCGACAAACAGGCCTTTGCCGATCCTGGCTGCCGGATGAATATCGACGTTATAAGACTTCGCGCACCAGTTTTGCAGAAGAACGGCGAACGTCTTTTCACCGGCAAGCCAATGAGCGTGCGCGATGCGATGAGATTGAATGGCGTGAATCCCTCGAAACGATAAAAACGCGGTCAGCACGTTCGGGCAAGCCGGGTTGGACGAGGCAATCTTGTGCACGTCGGCCGCGGCGCTTGTGTCGCTGCCGGTCTGCTTGATGACGGTGCTGAATTCGGCCGCCATGTCTGGCAGCGTCGCATCCGAGCGCATCAGGTCGGCAGCAAGCAGCGCAGCGAACGCCTCTCCGAATGTTTCGTGCCGCTGGACGTACGCGTCGAAGTATCGCTGCATGGCGGGTCGGGCCTGCGCTTCGTGTTCCGCTTCCGCGCGGATGATTTGCCAAAGCGTAGCGGGATCTATGTTGATCAAGGTCTGTCTCCTGTCACGACAGTGTCCACCGCGAAAATTGAATCAGCGATGCCCGGCATGGGCAAAATTGTTCTAAAAATTAGATGTTGAGCAACTTGCTGCTGTGCACACCGCGCTTACCGAAACGCCTGCATTTGCGACGACATTAATTGCAGCATCTTGTTCGAAGCCACGGACAATTTCCTCCCCACGCGCGTAACAAGATGCGCCTCGGCTTTCATCAGGATCGGATGATCGATCTCGATGGCGACGAGTGTGCCCGCATCCACTTCCATGGTCACGGCGAACGCGGGCAGCACAACCAGGCCGAGTCCTGACATGGCGAACTGCTTGAGGAGGCCGATCGAATTGGTCGTCACAACCGGCTCCAGGCGAATCTTCTCCGCGAACTCAACTGCCTGAAGCATCTGGCGCGTGCCATAGGTGGGATGGGTCGCTGCAATCGGATAGGTGGCCAGCTCCTGCACGCTCATGGATTTCGTTTTGCTCCCGCGCAGGAAGTTAGGCTTGACGATTGCCATCATTGGCTGTCGCTTGATCGCGCGAGAAACAATCTTCGGATCGCCCGGCGGGTTGTAGACCAGCCCGATCTCGCCTTCATCTTCGGAGATTCGCCGCATGACGTCGTTGGTGCTGCCGAGGTCCAGATTGAGCTTGATGCCGGGATACTGCTTGCAAAAATGCTGTATGGGTCCCGCCAGCACATCGGAAACAAAACCTTCGCCCAGGATCACGTTGACGTTCCCGGTTCGCAGTCCGCGTAGTTCCTGCAGCCGCGAAATCAAGTCGTCTTTGTGCGCAAGTTGCTCGCGGAAATATTCGATCAGGTACCGGCCGGCTTCCGTCGGTTTGACGCCGCGGGCGTGCCGTTCGATCAGCGCAACGTCGAGTTCCGTTTCGAGCAAGCCGATCTGCCGGCTGACTGCGGACGGCGCGACATCGAGCCAGTCGGCAGCGGCGCGGATAGTCCCGCAACGAACGGCTTCAAAAAAATAGACGATTCTGCTTTCGGTCAGGTTGTCGGCCATCGTTCAGCGTCTCTGTGTTCTGAGCGTTCTAATAATTAGAACATTCTCAATATTGGCATTGATTGATTATAGGGGCTCGTCGGCCGAAGATGACAACTCCAAAACACGCTCGCCAACGGCTAGACCCGCTCTATCCGGTCGACAGCGTATTCGCTACGGAGTGGATTTATGAAGACGGTTGGGGTCATCGGACTCGGAAACATGGGGCGCGGAATGGCGCTTTCGCTCAAGCGCGGCGGCTACACCGTGCTCGGTTTCGACTCGGCGTCCGGCGTCGCCAGCAAGCTAGACGCAGAGGGCGTGTCCGAGCGCGCGTCCATAGCAGACATCACGCGCGATTCGGACGTCCTGATTCTTTCGCTGCCCACGTCGGCGATTGTGGAAGAGGTCGTGCTTGGACCCGCTGGCGTGGCGGCAAGCGCCAAGCCTGGCCTGATCGTGGTCGATACCACCACCGCTGAGCCCAACAGCACGCGCAAGGTAGCGGCGGCGCTGGCTGAAGTGAACGTGGGCTTTGTCGATGGCCCCGTCAGCGGCGGTCCGAAGGGCGCGGCGACTGCGACCATGACCATGGTGCTGGGCGGTTCCGACGAAGACGTCGCGGCTGTCGAACCGATCCTCGCGGTCATGAGCGCGAAGCGGGTGCACGTTGGCCCCATTGGTGCGGGACACGTGACGAAGATCATCAACAACCTGCTCACCGGCGTGCACCTGCTTGCCACCAGCGAAGCGGTCCGCGCGGCGCAGGCGGCCGGTGTCGATCCCGAGAAGCTGGTTGAAGCGCTCAACGGCGGCTCCGGGCGCAACAGCGCGACGCTCACGAATTACCCCACGTGGATCTTCACGGACAAGTTCGATTCCGGTTTCACGATGAAGTTGATGCGCAAGGACGTTCGCCTGGCGATGGACTTGCTGCGCAGCCAGAACATCAACGCTCCGATTGCCGCCGAAGCAGGGCGGTTGTGGGCAGAAAGCGCCGAGACAATCGGCGATGCGGAAGACTTCAATCGCATCGTTCAATTCATCGAACAGAAGTAACGCAGTCAGCAGAGTAACCAGAACACGGAGCCAGATATGGAAAACAACGCGGCAGAAAACCTGTTGGCCGCCTTCGCGCATTTCTTCCCGAACGCCAAGACGATTGGCTCGTTTGTTGGCGGCGAACTGATTGAAGGCACGGGCGAACTTATTCAGTTGTACGATGCATCGACGGGTAAGCCAAGCCTCGCGTACAAGGACGGCGGCGCGGCAGTGGTCGAACTCGCTGCCGATGCGGCGCAGCGCGCTCAGCAACAATGGTGGGCATTGACGCATGCTGCGCGTGGACGCGTGATGTTCGAGATCGCGCGTGAGTTGCGCAAAGACACGGAGAGTATTGCTCGCCTGGAGTCGCTCGGTTCGGGCAAGCCAATTCGCGACTGCCGGGGTGAAGTGGCGAAAGTCGCCGAGATGTTCGAGTATTACGGCGGCTGGGCGGACAAATTTTACGGCGATGTCATTCCGGTTCCGACCTCGCACCTGAACTACACGCGTCGCGAGCCGGCCGGCACGGTCCTGCAAATCACGCCCTGGAATGCACCTGTCTTCACATGCGGATGGCAGGTTGCGCCGGCTATCTCGATGGGCAACGCCGTCTTGCTGAAGCCCTCGGAACTGACGCCGTTCACGTCGCTGGTGGTGGCGTTGCTCGCCGAGAAAGCGGGCGCGCCGAAGGGTCTCATCAACGTTCTTGCAGGGCTTGGCCAGACCGTCGCCCAAGCGGCCATCGCGCATAAGGTCGTGAAGAAGGTCGTGTTCGTCGGCTCGCCTGCAACCGGCGTGCGCATTGCCGAAGCCGCGGCAAAACGCGTGCTTCCTTGCGTGCTGGAACTCGGTGGCAAGTCCGCCAACATCATCTTCGCCGATGCCGATCTCAAGCGTGCCGCGTTGACTGCCCAGGCCGCGATTTTCGCCGGCGCGGGGCAGAGCTGCGTGGCGGGTTCGCGCCTGCTCGTGCAACGTTCGATCTATGACGAGTTCGTCGGAATGATTGCGGCGGGCGCGAAAAAGATCAAGGTGGGTGCACCGCTCGATGATGCAACCGAAGTCGGGCCGATCAACAATCGCACGCAGTATGACCACATCATGAAGATGATCGCGAGCGGCGTTCAGGCTGGCGCCACACTTGCGGCAGGGTCGGTTGAACGTTCGTCAGGCGGCTACTTCGTTTCGCCCACTGTGTTGTCGAACGTGACGAACGAGATGGACGTAGCGCGTACTGAAATCTTTGGCCCGGTTGTCGCTGCAATTCCTTTCGATACTGAGGAAGAAGCCCTTAACATCGCGAATGACACCGAGTTTGGTTT
It encodes:
- a CDS encoding VOC family protein is translated as MIPPHQHRLGIDHPVVSVRNHPRAVEHYILLGFSPSPLSYHPWGSVLTLMMFENNFIELIGIDDASKFGTNAVDDFCYGRTLGQFLERSEGLGLLALHSKDIEGDYAAVKATGLPVQQRVDFRRKLIKADGTPDEAVVSLGMVMDPDLGDVSNFLCQQHRPEFIWRKDWQDHPNGANAVNEVIYVADEPGLLEARWAKLFGAENTSWVDGHVEADTGCGRVVALTRSQALERFACVGLPMNYTDKPHGFALQIRVRDLRVAERILSENGVMHGDTARGVAVAAEAAGNTIIEFVE
- a CDS encoding NAD(P)-dependent oxidoreductase, which gives rise to MKTVGVIGLGNMGRGMALSLKRGGYTVLGFDSASGVASKLDAEGVSERASIADITRDSDVLILSLPTSAIVEEVVLGPAGVAASAKPGLIVVDTTTAEPNSTRKVAAALAEVNVGFVDGPVSGGPKGAATATMTMVLGGSDEDVAAVEPILAVMSAKRVHVGPIGAGHVTKIINNLLTGVHLLATSEAVRAAQAAGVDPEKLVEALNGGSGRNSATLTNYPTWIFTDKFDSGFTMKLMRKDVRLAMDLLRSQNINAPIAAEAGRLWAESAETIGDAEDFNRIVQFIEQK
- a CDS encoding LysR family transcriptional regulator, producing MADNLTESRIVYFFEAVRCGTIRAAADWLDVAPSAVSRQIGLLETELDVALIERHARGVKPTEAGRYLIEYFREQLAHKDDLISRLQELRGLRTGNVNVILGEGFVSDVLAGPIQHFCKQYPGIKLNLDLGSTNDVMRRISEDEGEIGLVYNPPGDPKIVSRAIKRQPMMAIVKPNFLRGSKTKSMSVQELATYPIAATHPTYGTRQMLQAVEFAEKIRLEPVVTTNSIGLLKQFAMSGLGLVVLPAFAVTMEVDAGTLVAIEIDHPILMKAEAHLVTRVGRKLSVASNKMLQLMSSQMQAFR
- the epsC gene encoding serine O-acetyltransferase EpsC, giving the protein MINIDPATLWQIIRAEAEHEAQARPAMQRYFDAYVQRHETFGEAFAALLAADLMRSDATLPDMAAEFSTVIKQTGSDTSAAADVHKIASSNPACPNVLTAFLSFRGIHAIQSHRIAHAHWLAGEKTFAVLLQNWCAKSYNVDIHPAARIGKGLFVDHAMGIVIGETAVVEDEVSMWHGVTLGSTFAEAGDRHPKVRRGATLAAHAIVLGNIEIGEGAVIAAGSVVRTSIPAGMVAAGVPAKIIKAVSGTYAAITAPSSLDR
- a CDS encoding aldehyde dehydrogenase family protein, which codes for MENNAAENLLAAFAHFFPNAKTIGSFVGGELIEGTGELIQLYDASTGKPSLAYKDGGAAVVELAADAAQRAQQQWWALTHAARGRVMFEIARELRKDTESIARLESLGSGKPIRDCRGEVAKVAEMFEYYGGWADKFYGDVIPVPTSHLNYTRREPAGTVLQITPWNAPVFTCGWQVAPAISMGNAVLLKPSELTPFTSLVVALLAEKAGAPKGLINVLAGLGQTVAQAAIAHKVVKKVVFVGSPATGVRIAEAAAKRVLPCVLELGGKSANIIFADADLKRAALTAQAAIFAGAGQSCVAGSRLLVQRSIYDEFVGMIAAGAKKIKVGAPLDDATEVGPINNRTQYDHIMKMIASGVQAGATLAAGSVERSSGGYFVSPTVLSNVTNEMDVARTEIFGPVVAAIPFDTEEEALNIANDTEFGLAGAVWTNDVGRAHRVAGQVNAGTFWVNGYKTINVASPFGGYGLSGYGRSSGVEALYEYTQTKSVWVETAREPATTFGYL